The segment AATAAAGTGCTGAATGCCCTGGATGTTTCGTTGTAAAACGGGAGGCCTGGCCAATTCTCGCCAAGTTGACGGCAGGATTTTGGACCGTCCGCCAGAATATGTAATGGAGCGCCACGGGAAGGACGGATGAAATTTTTGCAGGGTTTTTTTCAAGAAGTCTATGAAGTGGTCCAACGGGTTCCCGCCGGCAAGGCGGTCACCTATGGCCAGATCGCGGCATGGATAGGCCGGCCTCACTCCGCCCGGGTGGTCGGCTGGGCGATGCGGGTCGGGCCGGAAGGATTGCCTTGGCACCGGGTGGTCAACCGCCACGGCGGGCTGGCCCCCGGCTGCGAACTCGAACAAAGGCTGCGGCTCGCCGCGGAGGGAGTAACTTTCACCTCCGA is part of the Hydrogenispora ethanolica genome and harbors:
- a CDS encoding MGMT family protein — its product is MKFLQGFFQEVYEVVQRVPAGKAVTYGQIAAWIGRPHSARVVGWAMRVGPEGLPWHRVVNRHGGLAPGCELEQRLRLAAEGVTFTSDGRVDLKRHGWSVQGD